The Parasteatoda tepidariorum isolate YZ-2023 chromosome X2, CAS_Ptep_4.0, whole genome shotgun sequence genome includes a region encoding these proteins:
- the LOC107452664 gene encoding zinc finger protein 888 → MCDEIFDSKENLDKHYVLLAGKNLYSCSLCNKAFKDLPSLSRHNYMHTGVKLFSCDVCKKAFIQKATLDRHYVIHSRKTYSDSTCDKSFIGKKNSVARSICDMPFSCSVCDKNFVKEEKLNQRYIHTEKLFSCSVCCKTFADSHSLKVHSNAHAKEKVKRGLKIHSLIHTDEKQFSCSICNKTFMTKLRLQDHFRTHTVEKPFSCNICTKNFYQNYDLKEHIAVVHSRNPNFCNACGKTFSSYQRLQHHFLTHAKEKPYKCKICGRTFFNSQIFKNHYFTHAGVNPYKCNLCDEAYTDKSNLRRHYLLHNKEKPFYCNVCKMTFVAKKNLQRHYLCHTGAKPFSCILCHKAFADKGALRRHIHIHTGEMPYSCSVCNRAFTHKSYVTKHSVIHKKSKIPEHRPNFKKKPFLILHIRIFVLEHY, encoded by the coding sequence ATGTgtgatgaaatatttgattCTAAAGAAAACTTAGATAAACATTATGTTCTCCTTGCtggaaaaaatctttattcGTGTAGTTTGTGCAATAAAGCATTTAAAGATCTACCTAGTTTATCTAGGCATAATTATATGCATACTGGGGTGAAATTGTTTTCTTGTGATGTATGTAAAAAAGCTTTCATTCAAAAAGCTACCTTAGATAGACATTATGTGATTCACTCTAGGAAAACTTATTCTGATAGTACCTGTGATAAATCTTTTATTGGTAAGAAAAATTCAGTGGCACGTTCTATTTGTGATATGCCTTTTTCCTGTAGTGTTTGTGATAAGAATTTtgttaaggaagaaaaattaaatcaacgCTATATTCATACAGAGAAGCTTTTTTCTTGTAGTGTATGTTGTAAAACATTTGCTGATAGTCATAGTTTAAAAGTCCATTCTAATGCTCATgctaaagaaaaagttaaaagggGTTTAAAGATTCATTCTCTTATTCATActgatgaaaaacaattttcctgTAGTATCTGTAATAAGACttttatgacaaaattgagATTGCAGGATCATTTTCGTACTCATACTGTTGAAAAGCCTTTTTCTTGTAATATCTGTActaagaatttttatcaaaattatgatttaaaagaaCACATTGCTGTTGTTCATTCtagaaatccaaatttttgtaATGCATGTGGTAAAACATTTTCTAGTTATCAGCGTTTACAACACCATTTTTTGACTCATGCTAAAGAAAAGCCTTACAAATGCAAAATATGTggtagaacattttttaatagtcagatttttaaaaaccattactTCACTCATGCTGGAGTAAACCCTTACAAATGCAATTTGTGTGACGAAGCTTATACAGATAAATCGAACCTAAGGAGACATTATCTTcttcataataaagaaaaacctttttattgCAATGTTTGTAAAATGACTTTTGttgcaaagaaaaatttgcaaaggCACTATCTCTGTCATACTGGTGCAAAACCTTTTTCCTGTATTCTGTGTCACAAAGCTTTTGCTGATAAGGGAGCTTTAAGAAGACATATTCATATTCATACTGGTGAAATGCCTTATTCTTGTAGCGTTTGTAATAGGGCTTTTACTCATAAGAGTTACGTAACTAAGCATAGTGTTATTCACAAGAAGAGCAAGATTCCTGAACATAgaccaaactttaaaaaaaagccattcTTAATCTTGCATATTAGAATATTTGTATTAGAACATTATtag